Genomic window (Akkermansiaceae bacterium):
GAAACACCCCCTCTGAGTCCCGCTCGAATGGCAAGGCTGAGATGATTTTATCATTGCCGCTCGAGAGCAACAAGCTGTGATGGCTGGTAATATCAGTGATGATGAGAAGGGCCAAATCATAGCCTTTTACCGCAATCAGCGCATCAAGGGTCTGGGTCAATTCGTCCTTGCGGCTCGAAAAAAGGTCGAGGTCCGACTCCTCGACATGGGATATACTCACCCGGGCACCGTTTTCCTCGAAAACCTTGCGGTCGGCATTGATCACTTCCTCGGCGGTGTTGTGCGCCAGCAATGATCCGGATGCAAAAAAATCGTTGGTAAACTGCACGGCATCCACATCGGCGATTTCGCAGAGCCATAGCAGGATTTCCCGGTCAAGGTCCGTCGTGGTCGGCGATGTGAGGTTGAGGGTGTCCGATACCATACCGGCTATCAGGCATAGGGCGATTCCCCTCGGCATGTCGATACCGGCATAGCGATACTCACGCGCGACCAGGGTGCACGAGGACCCCACGGGTTCGTTGAGGTATCTGATAGGCTCCCTTGAGACCAGGTCTCCTGCAAGGCGATGGTGGTCGATGACTTCGATCACCTCGGCATGTTCAACACCGGCCACGGCTTGGGAATACTCGTTGTGATCGACCAGTACCAGGCGAATACGAGGCGGGTCGATAAGATCTGATTTGGAAATCACCCCCATCAGGCTGTTGTCACCGGGGTCGATGACGGGAAACAGATCCTGTTTCTGTCCGGCCAGGTTGTCACGCAGGTCCCTCACTGAGTCATCGGCCATGACCCGGGTAATGCGGTCGTCCAAAGCATGGCTTACCATCCTCGAGCAACGGATGAGCTTGGATACCGTGGCCGTGTCCTGTTCGCAATGCAGGATAACAACCCCTTTTTCATGGGCTGCCTCAATCAGGTCGTCAGAGACAGTATAACCTCCGGTCACGACCAGCATGCATACTCCATGATCGATGGCTGTCCGTTGCACAATGGGCCGGTCACCGCAAATCACAACGTAGGATGCGATATCGCCAACCTCGGTCGCATGGTTCAAGCGCGTTTGCACCGCCTCAACGCTGGATGCGCCCACAAGCTGCACGATCTCACGCTCCTCCGGTGTGAGGGGCGCCCCCAGGGCGTCGGCACCCAGAGTGATGGCGATTTTCTGAGGGCTGGCGATCATCCTCCGCACCGACTCAGCTGTGGTATCCATCGGCATCAGGAGCTGAAGGAGATCGAGGTACTTCAGTAAACCACAGAGCTGGCCGTCATTATTGACCACTG
Coding sequences:
- a CDS encoding putative manganese-dependent inorganic diphosphatase; its protein translation is MYTPSSMPLYVVGHQNPDTDAICAALGYADLLQKKGVTEAVAARCGAVPARTAWVLEQAGMEKPLLLDDVSATAEMICRKDVVKVNDDATFLTAYHVMVSNGVRSIPVVNNDGQLCGLLKYLDLLQLLMPMDTTAESVRRMIASPQKIAITLGADALGAPLTPEEREIVQLVGASSVEAVQTRLNHATEVGDIASYVVICGDRPIVQRTAIDHGVCMLVVTGGYTVSDDLIEAAHEKGVVILHCEQDTATVSKLIRCSRMVSHALDDRITRVMADDSVRDLRDNLAGQKQDLFPVIDPGDNSLMGVISKSDLIDPPRIRLVLVDHNEYSQAVAGVEHAEVIEVIDHHRLAGDLVSREPIRYLNEPVGSSCTLVAREYRYAGIDMPRGIALCLIAGMVSDTLNLTSPTTTDLDREILLWLCEIADVDAVQFTNDFFASGSLLAHNTAEEVINADRKVFEENGARVSISHVEESDLDLFSSRKDELTQTLDALIAVKGYDLALLIITDITSHHSLLLSSGNDKIISALPFERDSEGVFQAPGVVSRKKQVFPAVCQAIRVASHR